The following coding sequences lie in one Saccharopolyspora hordei genomic window:
- a CDS encoding glycosyltransferase family 87 protein, with protein sequence MSGLVALCVLTALSLALGYANKARCTGPEFDEWGRSEPAYQERAYGDVCYSDVQNLWIGRDIDRHVFPYVNGGIDSDGSLHGGVVEYPVLTGVLMWAGALFVDTDAGFLAASALLMAPFGLATAWWLGRLSGWRALLWALSPPLVLYAFHNWDLPVVACAVAAVFVVHRWTSVPLRRRATVAAVVLGLGFALKLYPAIFVLPLALHVLTSGRGRWDVRGALQVVGAAVATAVVVNVPFMVAGFSGWAASFEFQSRRQVDLSTNSVWYWGFRHWTGSEEFQSAMGVVSPLLVLASFAIACAVGWLRYERTGTYPWVPVSAAMLCGFLLLHKVHSPQYTLWLLPFFVLVNVRWGWIAAYLLADVAMGISIFRWMYLNMAGEPSGVHDGFTAQALMIGVWGRAALLVGLFVAFLAARSTVDNTGAVGPGRVLPGRPAPSVQQA encoded by the coding sequence ATCTCCGGTCTGGTGGCGCTGTGCGTGCTGACCGCGCTGTCGCTGGCGCTGGGGTACGCGAACAAGGCGCGCTGCACCGGCCCGGAGTTCGACGAGTGGGGGCGCTCGGAGCCCGCGTACCAGGAGCGGGCGTACGGCGACGTCTGCTACTCCGACGTCCAGAACCTGTGGATCGGGCGGGACATCGACCGCCACGTGTTCCCGTACGTCAACGGCGGCATCGACTCGGACGGCTCGCTGCACGGCGGGGTCGTCGAGTACCCGGTGCTGACCGGGGTGCTGATGTGGGCGGGGGCGCTCTTCGTCGACACCGACGCGGGTTTCCTGGCGGCGTCGGCGCTGCTCATGGCCCCGTTCGGGCTGGCGACCGCCTGGTGGCTGGGCCGGTTGAGCGGCTGGCGCGCGCTGCTGTGGGCGTTGTCGCCGCCGCTGGTGCTCTACGCGTTCCACAACTGGGACCTGCCGGTGGTGGCGTGCGCGGTCGCGGCGGTGTTCGTGGTGCACCGGTGGACGTCGGTGCCGCTGCGGCGGCGCGCGACGGTGGCCGCGGTGGTGCTGGGGCTGGGGTTCGCGCTGAAGCTGTACCCGGCGATCTTCGTGCTGCCGCTGGCGTTGCACGTGCTCACCAGCGGCCGCGGGCGCTGGGACGTGCGCGGGGCGCTGCAGGTGGTCGGTGCCGCGGTGGCCACCGCGGTGGTGGTCAACGTGCCGTTCATGGTCGCCGGGTTCTCCGGGTGGGCGGCGTCGTTCGAGTTCCAGTCGCGGCGGCAGGTCGACCTCAGCACGAACTCGGTCTGGTACTGGGGGTTCCGGCACTGGACCGGGTCGGAGGAGTTCCAGTCGGCGATGGGCGTGGTGTCGCCGCTGCTGGTGCTGGCGTCGTTCGCGATCGCCTGCGCGGTGGGCTGGCTGCGGTACGAACGCACCGGGACCTACCCGTGGGTGCCGGTGTCGGCGGCGATGCTGTGCGGTTTCCTGTTGCTGCACAAGGTGCACTCCCCGCAGTACACGCTCTGGCTGCTGCCGTTCTTCGTGCTGGTCAACGTGCGCTGGGGGTGGATCGCGGCGTACCTGCTGGCGGACGTGGCGATGGGGATCAGCATCTTCCGCTGGATGTACCTGAACATGGCGGGCGAACCGAGCGGCGTCCACGACGGGTTCACCGCGCAGGCGCTGATGATCGGGGTGTGGGGCCGGGCGGCGCTGCTGGTCGGGCTGTTCGTCGCATTCCTCGCCGCCCGGTCCACTGTGGACAACACCGGTGCGGTCGGTCCGGGCCGCGTGCTGCCGGGGCGCCCGGCTCCCTCGGTCCAGCAGGCGTAG
- a CDS encoding deoxyribonuclease IV: MRIGAHVRDDDPLTAAAERGAEVVQFFLSDPQGWKAPGPHPQAEQLRDSDLQVFIHAPYVINVASVNNRIRIPSRKAVAQQAKAAAEVGAQGLVVHGGHVTKDDDPAEGVANWRKLFERQAADGGFEVPVLIENTAGGTGAMARKFDALARLWDAVGEFGAGFCLDTCHAHAAGEELLDVVDRVKAITGRIDLVHLNDSRDEFGSSRDRHANIGAGTIDPDLLVAVCASADAPVVVETPAEGQADDIAFLRSKVS, encoded by the coding sequence ATGCGTATCGGCGCCCACGTCCGCGATGACGACCCGTTGACCGCTGCCGCCGAGCGGGGCGCGGAGGTCGTGCAGTTCTTCCTCTCCGACCCGCAGGGCTGGAAGGCGCCGGGACCGCACCCGCAGGCCGAGCAGCTGCGCGACAGCGACCTGCAGGTGTTCATCCACGCGCCGTACGTGATCAACGTGGCCTCGGTGAACAACCGGATCCGGATCCCCTCGCGCAAGGCGGTGGCGCAGCAGGCGAAGGCCGCGGCCGAGGTCGGCGCGCAGGGGCTGGTCGTGCACGGCGGGCACGTGACCAAGGACGACGACCCGGCCGAGGGCGTGGCGAACTGGCGCAAGCTGTTCGAGCGGCAGGCCGCGGACGGCGGGTTCGAGGTGCCGGTGCTCATCGAGAACACCGCGGGCGGGACCGGCGCGATGGCGCGGAAGTTCGACGCGCTGGCGCGGTTGTGGGACGCCGTCGGGGAGTTCGGCGCGGGGTTCTGCCTGGACACCTGCCACGCGCACGCGGCGGGCGAGGAGCTGCTGGACGTGGTGGACCGGGTGAAGGCGATCACCGGCCGGATCGACCTGGTGCACCTCAACGACTCCCGCGACGAGTTCGGTTCGTCGCGGGACCGGCACGCCAACATCGGCGCGGGCACCATCGACCCGGACCTGCTGGTGGCGGTGTGCGCGAGCGCGGACGCCCCGGTGGTGGTGGAGACCCCGGCCGAAGGCCAGGCGGACGACATCGCCTTCCTGCGCAGCAAGGTCTCCTGA
- the rpsF gene encoding 30S ribosomal protein S6, with amino-acid sequence MVFMRHYELMVILDPSLDERTVAPSMENFLNIVRNDGGTVEKVDVWGRRRLAYEIDKNSEGIYVVLDINGEPATIKELDRQLNLNESILRTKVLRKVAQPRKAARAAKARAAQANA; translated from the coding sequence ATGGTCTTCATGCGTCATTACGAGCTCATGGTCATCCTGGACCCGAGCCTGGACGAGCGCACCGTCGCCCCGTCCATGGAGAACTTCCTCAACATCGTCCGGAACGACGGCGGCACCGTCGAGAAGGTCGACGTCTGGGGCCGTCGTCGGCTGGCCTACGAGATCGACAAGAACTCCGAGGGCATCTACGTCGTCCTGGACATCAACGGCGAGCCGGCCACCATCAAGGAGCTGGACCGGCAGCTGAACCTCAACGAGTCCATCCTGCGGACGAAGGTCCTGCGCAAGGTCGCCCAGCCGCGCAAGGCCGCGCGTGCCGCCAAGGCCCGCGCCGCTCAGGCCAACGCCTGA
- a CDS encoding single-stranded DNA-binding protein — translation MAGETVITVVGNLTADPELRFTPSGAAVANFTVASTPRIFDRQTGEWKDGEALFLRCNIWRQAAENVAESLTRGMRVVVQGRLRQRSFETKEGEKRTVVELEVDEIGPSLRYATAKVNKVSRGGSGFGGGAPAGPPADDPWGSAPPAGSGGGFSDEPPF, via the coding sequence ATGGCTGGTGAAACGGTAATCACGGTGGTCGGCAACCTCACCGCCGACCCGGAGCTGCGCTTCACCCCGTCCGGTGCCGCGGTCGCGAACTTCACGGTCGCGTCCACGCCCCGGATCTTCGACCGCCAGACCGGCGAGTGGAAGGACGGCGAAGCCCTCTTCCTGCGCTGCAACATCTGGCGGCAGGCGGCGGAGAACGTGGCCGAGTCGCTCACCCGCGGCATGCGGGTGGTCGTGCAGGGCAGGCTGCGCCAGCGCTCCTTCGAGACGAAGGAGGGGGAGAAGCGCACCGTCGTCGAGCTCGAGGTCGACGAGATCGGTCCGTCCCTGCGCTACGCCACCGCCAAGGTGAACAAGGTCAGCCGAGGCGGCAGCGGCTTCGGTGGCGGCGCTCCGGCCGGCCCGCCGGCCGACGACCCGTGGGGTTCCGCACCACCTGCCGGTTCCGGCGGTGGGTTCAGCGACGAGCCGCCGTTCTGA
- the rpsR gene encoding 30S ribosomal protein S18, whose protein sequence is MAKAPVRKPKKKVCVFCKDKAAQIDYKDTTLLRKYISDRGKIRARRVTGNCSQHQRDVAIAVKNAREMALLPYTSTAR, encoded by the coding sequence ATGGCCAAGGCGCCCGTGCGCAAGCCGAAGAAGAAGGTCTGCGTTTTCTGCAAGGACAAGGCGGCGCAGATCGACTACAAGGACACGACCCTGCTGCGGAAGTACATCTCCGACCGCGGCAAGATCCGTGCCCGCCGCGTGACCGGCAACTGCAGCCAGCACCAGCGCGACGTCGCCATCGCGGTGAAGAACGCCCGCGAGATGGCGCTGCTGCCCTACACCTCGACCGCTCGCTGA
- the rplI gene encoding 50S ribosomal protein L9, translating to MKIILTADVSNLGESGDIVEVKDGYARNYLLPKGLAIVATKGAQKQIETIRRVQEARRVRNLEHAHELKQQLQNLGAVTLTAKVSPQGKLFGSITSGDVVAAVRKAGGPNLDKRSVSLRGHIKSLGKHVVDVQLHPDVTANVSVQVTKEQ from the coding sequence GTGAAGATCATCCTCACCGCTGACGTCTCCAACCTCGGCGAGTCGGGCGACATCGTGGAGGTCAAGGACGGCTACGCGCGCAACTACCTGCTGCCCAAGGGCCTGGCCATCGTGGCCACCAAGGGCGCGCAGAAGCAGATCGAGACGATCCGCCGGGTCCAGGAGGCCCGCCGCGTGCGGAACCTGGAGCACGCCCACGAGCTCAAGCAGCAGCTGCAGAACCTGGGCGCCGTCACCCTGACCGCCAAGGTCTCGCCGCAGGGCAAGCTGTTCGGCTCGATCACCAGCGGCGACGTCGTCGCGGCGGTCCGCAAGGCCGGCGGTCCGAACCTGGACAAGCGCTCGGTCAGCCTGCGCGGCCACATCAAGTCGCTGGGCAAGCACGTCGTCGACGTGCAGCTGCACCCGGACGTGACGGCCAACGTCAGCGTCCAGGTCACCAAGGAGCAGTGA
- the dnaB gene encoding replicative DNA helicase: protein MPEEPDDPYFDDGGAGVGGTFERQPPQDLAAEQSVLGGMMLSKDAIADVVEVLSPNDFYRPAHQAIYDCILDLYGRGEPADAITVSAELERRQELLKVGGAPYLHTLIATVPTAANAGYYAEIVAEKAVLRRLVEAGTRIVQLGYHGSEGAAIEEVVDRAQAAIYDVTERRASEDYHALEELLQPTMDEIDAIASRGGESQGVPTGFADLDALTNGLHPGQMIIVAARPGVGKALALDTPLPTPDGWTTMGEVAPGDYLIGADGKPTKVVAATEVMHGRPCYEVEFSDGTVITADAQHQWLTDTRASKSAQAAAVGYDRMRNQRTSAEVRTTEEIAASLRGTAADRRLNHSVKAAQPLDLPERDLPLSPYVLGVWLGDGTSSSAAFTSADPEIAMYVEAEGYHAPEVRNRYYRIQFPPAEPFAERSCVVCGAVFVPKTSQVRTCGQSCGGEARSISDPVPQPTCPDCGKPACGSRQCQECRNERGTVQALLRTMGVLGNKHIPTEYLRSSEAQRRALLAGLLDTDGTVAPSGSVQFSVTNERLARDTYELIVSLGYRCSLTTKRVRGRTEASSTAFTLTFTTQDEVFRLPRKQVVHKERNARKPRVTGMRYITDVRPVASVPVRCVEVDAADHLYLASRSMVPTHNSTLGLDFARSASVKHGLASVIFSLEMGRTEIVMRMLSAEARIRLGDMRGGRMTDDDWTRLARRMSEISEAPIFIDDSPNLTMMEIRAKARRLKQRHDIQLIVVDYMQLMTSGKRVESRQQEVSEFSRNLKLLAKELEVPVVAISQLNRGPEQRTDKKPQLADLRESGSLEQDADMVILIHRPDAFERDDPRMGEADLIIAKHRAGPTATITVAHQLHYSRFVDMAQE from the coding sequence GTGCCTGAGGAACCCGACGACCCGTACTTCGACGACGGCGGCGCTGGCGTCGGCGGCACCTTCGAGCGGCAACCCCCGCAGGACCTCGCTGCCGAGCAGTCCGTGCTCGGCGGCATGATGCTGAGCAAGGACGCCATCGCCGACGTGGTCGAGGTGCTCAGCCCCAACGACTTCTACCGCCCGGCCCACCAGGCGATCTACGACTGCATCCTCGACCTCTACGGCCGCGGCGAACCGGCGGACGCGATCACCGTGTCGGCCGAGCTGGAGCGCCGCCAGGAGCTGCTCAAGGTCGGTGGCGCCCCCTACCTGCACACGCTGATCGCCACGGTCCCGACCGCGGCCAACGCGGGCTACTACGCGGAGATCGTCGCGGAGAAGGCGGTGCTGCGCCGCCTGGTGGAGGCCGGCACCCGCATCGTCCAGCTCGGCTACCACGGGTCCGAGGGCGCCGCGATCGAGGAGGTCGTGGACCGCGCCCAGGCGGCGATCTACGACGTCACCGAGCGCCGCGCCAGCGAGGACTACCACGCGCTCGAAGAGCTCCTCCAGCCGACGATGGACGAGATCGACGCGATCGCGTCCCGCGGCGGCGAGTCCCAGGGCGTCCCCACCGGCTTCGCGGACCTCGACGCCCTCACCAACGGCCTCCACCCCGGCCAGATGATCATCGTCGCGGCGCGACCAGGCGTGGGCAAGGCGCTCGCGCTGGACACGCCGCTGCCGACTCCCGACGGCTGGACGACGATGGGCGAGGTGGCCCCTGGCGACTACCTGATCGGCGCGGACGGCAAGCCGACGAAGGTGGTCGCCGCGACCGAGGTCATGCACGGCCGCCCGTGCTACGAGGTCGAGTTCTCGGATGGCACGGTCATCACCGCCGACGCTCAGCACCAGTGGCTCACGGATACCCGGGCGTCGAAGTCGGCGCAGGCCGCTGCGGTCGGGTACGACCGGATGCGCAACCAGCGCACCTCCGCAGAGGTCCGCACCACGGAGGAGATCGCGGCGTCGCTGCGCGGCACGGCGGCCGACCGTCGGCTGAACCACTCGGTGAAGGCGGCGCAGCCGCTCGATCTCCCAGAGCGGGACTTGCCCCTCTCCCCCTACGTGCTGGGCGTCTGGCTCGGGGATGGCACGTCCTCCTCGGCTGCGTTCACGAGTGCTGACCCCGAGATCGCCATGTACGTGGAGGCGGAGGGGTACCACGCCCCGGAGGTGCGCAACCGCTACTACCGGATCCAGTTCCCACCGGCTGAGCCGTTCGCGGAGCGGTCCTGCGTGGTGTGCGGGGCGGTCTTCGTGCCGAAGACCAGCCAGGTGCGGACCTGCGGGCAGAGCTGTGGCGGCGAGGCGCGCTCCATCTCGGACCCGGTGCCTCAGCCGACCTGCCCGGACTGCGGGAAGCCGGCCTGCGGGTCGCGGCAGTGCCAGGAGTGCCGCAACGAGCGCGGCACGGTCCAGGCGTTGCTGCGGACCATGGGTGTGCTGGGCAACAAGCACATCCCGACGGAGTACCTCCGCAGTTCCGAGGCGCAGCGCCGCGCCCTCCTCGCGGGCCTGCTGGACACGGACGGCACGGTCGCGCCGAGCGGGTCCGTTCAGTTCTCAGTGACCAACGAACGGCTCGCGCGCGACACGTACGAGCTGATCGTCAGCCTCGGTTACCGCTGCAGCCTGACGACCAAGCGCGTTCGTGGCCGGACGGAGGCGTCCTCCACGGCGTTCACGCTCACCTTCACCACGCAGGACGAGGTCTTCCGGCTGCCCCGCAAGCAGGTGGTCCACAAGGAGCGGAACGCCCGGAAGCCGCGGGTGACCGGCATGCGGTACATCACCGACGTGCGGCCCGTGGCGAGCGTGCCGGTGCGGTGCGTCGAGGTGGATGCCGCGGATCACCTGTACCTGGCGAGCCGGTCGATGGTCCCGACGCACAACTCCACGCTGGGACTGGACTTCGCCAGGTCAGCGTCGGTGAAGCACGGGTTGGCCAGCGTCATCTTCTCGCTGGAGATGGGGCGCACCGAGATCGTCATGCGCATGCTCTCCGCCGAGGCCCGCATCCGGCTCGGCGACATGCGCGGCGGCCGGATGACCGACGACGACTGGACGCGGCTGGCCCGCCGGATGAGCGAGATCAGCGAGGCGCCGATCTTCATCGACGACTCGCCGAACCTCACCATGATGGAGATCCGCGCCAAGGCGCGGCGGCTCAAGCAGCGCCACGACATCCAGCTCATCGTCGTGGACTACATGCAGCTGATGACCTCGGGCAAGCGCGTCGAGTCGCGCCAGCAGGAGGTCTCGGAGTTCTCCCGGAACCTCAAGCTGCTGGCCAAGGAGCTGGAGGTCCCGGTGGTCGCGATCTCCCAGCTCAACCGCGGTCCCGAGCAGCGCACGGACAAGAAGCCGCAGCTGGCCGACCTGCGCGAGTCCGGGTCGCTGGAGCAGGACGCCGACATGGTGATCCTGATCCACCGCCCCGACGCGTTCGAGCGGGACGACCCGCGCATGGGCGAGGCGGACCTGATCATCGCCAAGCACCGAGCCGGGCCGACGGCCACCATCACCGTCGCCCACCAGCTGCACTACAGCCGCTTCGTGGACATGGCCCAGGAGTAG
- a CDS encoding class I SAM-dependent methyltransferase, whose amino-acid sequence MAESFGVDPERYDQTRAAYPEAVVERIVAASPGPGLLDVGCGTGIASRQFLAAGRTVLGVEPDPRMAGFARGTGVPVEVATFEAWDPAGRTFDAVVSAAAWHWIDPVAGAAKAARVLRPGGVLAPFGNVYQLPPAVADPLAAAYRRVAPGSPVDLGGRVGETVRDAYRGLYDKAADGIREAGGFDDPVVWRHDWHRTYRRDEVVDLVATSGGLTSLPPEHAAEVLAAVRAALDGSGDDVTVPYTTWGLTAVRR is encoded by the coding sequence ATGGCGGAGTCGTTCGGCGTCGACCCGGAACGCTACGACCAGACCCGCGCCGCCTACCCCGAGGCCGTGGTCGAGCGGATCGTGGCCGCGAGCCCCGGTCCCGGCCTCCTCGACGTCGGCTGCGGCACCGGCATCGCGTCCCGCCAGTTCCTGGCCGCCGGGCGCACCGTGCTCGGCGTCGAGCCCGACCCGCGCATGGCCGGGTTCGCGCGCGGCACCGGCGTTCCCGTCGAGGTCGCGACCTTCGAGGCGTGGGACCCGGCCGGGCGCACCTTCGACGCGGTCGTCTCCGCCGCCGCCTGGCACTGGATCGACCCGGTCGCGGGCGCGGCGAAGGCGGCGCGGGTGCTGCGACCGGGAGGCGTGCTGGCGCCGTTCGGCAACGTGTACCAGCTCCCGCCCGCCGTGGCGGACCCCCTCGCCGCCGCCTACCGGCGGGTGGCGCCCGGCTCGCCGGTGGACCTCGGCGGCCGGGTCGGGGAGACGGTCCGCGACGCCTACCGCGGGCTGTACGACAAGGCCGCGGACGGGATCCGCGAGGCGGGCGGGTTCGACGACCCCGTCGTGTGGCGGCACGACTGGCACCGCACCTACCGCCGCGACGAGGTCGTGGACCTGGTCGCGACCTCCGGCGGGCTCACCAGCCTGCCACCGGAGCACGCGGCGGAGGTGCTGGCGGCGGTGCGCGCGGCCCTCGACGGGTCCGGCGACGACGTCACCGTCCCGTACACCACGTGGGGCCTCACCGCGGTCCGGCGGTGA
- a CDS encoding TetR family transcriptional regulator, with product MPTGVALRDARQQLFEAAERVLVRDGATGLTSRAVTTEAGVAKGVLHRHFADFDAFLAELVLDRLGRVKAQAAALRDAAGTGAVADNLTSALLSIFDPVVVAIVALVIARDELRTRLRAAGTARLPLVGESADLVAGYLAAERACGRIAPDADVDTLAPTLIGAAHLAFTERKDDPPEPGDVRKIVTTVLAGALR from the coding sequence GTGCCGACTGGCGTGGCCTTGCGCGACGCGCGCCAGCAGCTCTTCGAGGCTGCCGAGCGGGTCCTGGTGCGCGACGGTGCGACCGGCCTGACCAGCAGGGCGGTCACCACCGAGGCGGGCGTCGCCAAGGGGGTCCTGCACCGGCACTTCGCCGACTTCGACGCCTTCCTCGCCGAACTGGTGCTGGACCGGCTCGGCCGCGTGAAGGCGCAGGCGGCGGCCCTGCGGGACGCCGCGGGGACCGGTGCCGTCGCCGACAACCTGACCAGCGCGCTGCTGAGCATCTTCGACCCGGTCGTGGTGGCGATCGTGGCCCTGGTCATCGCCCGCGACGAGCTGCGCACCCGGCTGCGCGCGGCCGGCACCGCGCGGTTGCCGCTCGTCGGTGAGAGCGCGGACCTGGTCGCCGGCTACCTGGCGGCCGAGCGCGCCTGCGGCCGGATCGCCCCGGACGCCGACGTCGACACGCTCGCGCCCACCCTGATCGGCGCCGCGCACCTGGCGTTCACCGAGCGCAAGGACGACCCACCGGAGCCTGGGGACGTGCGCAAGATCGTCACCACGGTCCTCGCCGGCGCCCTCCGCTGA